Proteins encoded together in one Triticum dicoccoides isolate Atlit2015 ecotype Zavitan chromosome 7B, WEW_v2.0, whole genome shotgun sequence window:
- the LOC119340522 gene encoding tryptophan--tRNA ligase, cytoplasmic-like isoform X1, whose translation MTVVAPKVEKEEEQVVNPWEVSAGKGGIDYDKLVDQFGCQRLDAATIDRVARLTGRPPHRFLRRGLFFAHRDFNEILDLYEKGEKFYLYTGRGPSSEALHLGHLVPFMFTKYLQDAFKVPLVIQLTDDEKFLWKNLTVNESKRLARENAKDIIACGFDVEKTFIFSDFNFVGGAFYENMVKVARCVTYNKVVGIFGFSQEDHIGKISFPPVQAVPSFPSSFPHPFSGMEQLRCLIPCAIDQDPYFRMTRDVAPRIGCQKPSLTESRFFPALQGESTKMSASDPNSAIYVTDSEEKIKMKVNKYAFSGGQDSAELQRELGANLEVDVPIKYLNFFLEDDHDLEQIKKGYGDGSLLTGKVKNLLGDVLYEVVKRHTRARAQVTEEMVDAFMAARPLPNMFG comes from the exons ATGACGGTGGTGGCGCCGAAGGtcgagaaggaggaggagcaggTGGTGAACCCGTGGGAGGTGTCGGCCGGTAAGGGCGGCATCGACTACGACAAGCTTGTCGACCAGTTCGGCTGCCAGCGCCTGGACGCAGCGACCATCGACCGCGTCGCACGCCTCACTGGCCGCCCCCCGCATCGCTTCCTCCGCCGCGGTCTCTTCTTCGCCCACCG GGATTTCAACGAGATCCTTGACCTGTACGAGAAAGGCGAGAAGTTCTACCTATACACGGGGAGGGGCCCCTCGTCGGAGGCCCTGCACCTTGGCCACCTCGTCCCCTTCATGTTCACCAA ATATTTGCAGGATGCTTTTAAGGTGCCACTGGTAATACAGCTCACTGATGATGAGAAGTTCCTGTGGAAGAATTTGACTGTTAACGAAAGCAAAAGGCTTGCACGTGAAAATGCAAAAGACATCATAGCATGTGGCTTTGATGTTGAAAAGACTTTCATTTTCTCTGATTTTAATTTTGTTGGAGG TGCCTTTTATGAAAACATGGTTAAAGTTGCCAGATGTGTGACATATAATAAG GTTGTAGGAATATTTGGATTCAGTCAAGAGGATCACATAGGAAAGATTAGCTTTCCTCCTGTGCAAGCAGTTCCGTCATTCCCTTCTTCATTTCCCCATCCCTTCTCTGGCATGGAACAACTACGTTGCCTGATCCCATGTGCAATAGACCAG GATCCTTATTTCAGGATGACCCGTGACGTTGCCCCTAGAATTGGTTGTCAAAAGCCATCACTAACTGAATCCAGATTTTTCCCTGCTCTTCAG GGGGAGAGCACGAAAATGTCAGCTAGTGATCCAAATTCTGCGATATATGTGACAGATAGTGAAGAAAAAATAAAGATGAAG GTGAACAAATATGCTTTCTCAGGTGGCCAAGACTCAGCGGAACTCCAAAGAGAGCTTGGAGCTAACCTTGAG GTGGATGTCCCGATTAAGTACCTGAACTTTTTCCTTGAAGACGACCATGATCTCGAGCAGATAAAGAAG GGTTACGGGGATGGAAGCCTGCTAACTGGTAAAGTGAAGAATCTTCTTGGTGACGTTCTATATGAGGTGGTTAAAAGACATACGAGAGCTAGAGCTCAAGTGACCGAGGAG ATGGTTGACGCCTTCATGGCTGCGAGACCTCTTCCCAATATGTTTGGCTGA
- the LOC119340522 gene encoding tryptophan--tRNA ligase, cytoplasmic-like isoform X2 — translation MTVVAPKVEKEEEQVVNPWEVSAGKGGIDYDKLVDQFGCQRLDAATIDRVARLTGRPPHRFLRRGLFFAHRDFNEILDLYEKGEKFYLYTGRGPSSEALHLGHLVPFMFTNAFYENMVKVARCVTYNKVVGIFGFSQEDHIGKISFPPVQAVPSFPSSFPHPFSGMEQLRCLIPCAIDQDPYFRMTRDVAPRIGCQKPSLTESRFFPALQGESTKMSASDPNSAIYVTDSEEKIKMKVNKYAFSGGQDSAELQRELGANLEVDVPIKYLNFFLEDDHDLEQIKKGYGDGSLLTGKVKNLLGDVLYEVVKRHTRARAQVTEEMVDAFMAARPLPNMFG, via the exons ATGACGGTGGTGGCGCCGAAGGtcgagaaggaggaggagcaggTGGTGAACCCGTGGGAGGTGTCGGCCGGTAAGGGCGGCATCGACTACGACAAGCTTGTCGACCAGTTCGGCTGCCAGCGCCTGGACGCAGCGACCATCGACCGCGTCGCACGCCTCACTGGCCGCCCCCCGCATCGCTTCCTCCGCCGCGGTCTCTTCTTCGCCCACCG GGATTTCAACGAGATCCTTGACCTGTACGAGAAAGGCGAGAAGTTCTACCTATACACGGGGAGGGGCCCCTCGTCGGAGGCCCTGCACCTTGGCCACCTCGTCCCCTTCATGTTCACCAA TGCCTTTTATGAAAACATGGTTAAAGTTGCCAGATGTGTGACATATAATAAG GTTGTAGGAATATTTGGATTCAGTCAAGAGGATCACATAGGAAAGATTAGCTTTCCTCCTGTGCAAGCAGTTCCGTCATTCCCTTCTTCATTTCCCCATCCCTTCTCTGGCATGGAACAACTACGTTGCCTGATCCCATGTGCAATAGACCAG GATCCTTATTTCAGGATGACCCGTGACGTTGCCCCTAGAATTGGTTGTCAAAAGCCATCACTAACTGAATCCAGATTTTTCCCTGCTCTTCAG GGGGAGAGCACGAAAATGTCAGCTAGTGATCCAAATTCTGCGATATATGTGACAGATAGTGAAGAAAAAATAAAGATGAAG GTGAACAAATATGCTTTCTCAGGTGGCCAAGACTCAGCGGAACTCCAAAGAGAGCTTGGAGCTAACCTTGAG GTGGATGTCCCGATTAAGTACCTGAACTTTTTCCTTGAAGACGACCATGATCTCGAGCAGATAAAGAAG GGTTACGGGGATGGAAGCCTGCTAACTGGTAAAGTGAAGAATCTTCTTGGTGACGTTCTATATGAGGTGGTTAAAAGACATACGAGAGCTAGAGCTCAAGTGACCGAGGAG ATGGTTGACGCCTTCATGGCTGCGAGACCTCTTCCCAATATGTTTGGCTGA